One Phaseolus vulgaris cultivar G19833 chromosome 4, P. vulgaris v2.0, whole genome shotgun sequence DNA window includes the following coding sequences:
- the LOC137837724 gene encoding mitochondrial metalloendopeptidase OMA1 produces the protein MGWYRKGKLISDHFRNLASRVTPQTPIFQRSSRIRQSGYLDSGSKGASFIGLSSFCSISQRLGTRGVAGVNKNLHNPFLFGAKRFYYVDPYNVQHFRPRGPRRWFQNPRHVFFVVLVGSGVLITVYFGNIETVPYTKRTHLILLSKAMERKLGESQFEQMKAGFKGKILPPIHPDSVRVTMIAKDIIDALQRGLRKEQVWSDLGYASEHSTLSEGYGRETLNALATGSDEKSEGNWHKEDEILDDKWVQQSRKKGQEKGSEAATSHLDGLNWEILVVNEPVVNAFCLPGGKIVVFTGLLAHFKSDAEIATIIGHEVGHAIARHSAEGITKNLWFAILQLILYQFVTPDIVHTMSSLFLHLPFSRRMEIEADYIGLLLIASAGYDPRVAPKVYEKLGKITGESTLRDYLSTHPSGKKRAELLAQAKIMEEAFSIYRDARAGHGVEGFL, from the exons ATGGGGTGGTACAGAAAGGGAAAGCTCATTAGTGATCATTTTCGCAACTTGGCTTCAAGGGTTACGCCTCAAACACCAATTTTTCAGCGTAGTTCGAGAATTCGCCAATCTGGGTATTTGGATTCAGGTTCAAAAGGTGCTAGCTTTATCGGGTTATCTTCGTTTTGTTCAATTTCTCAGAGACTAGGCACTCGAGGCGTTGCTGGAGTTAACAAGAACCTTCACAATCCGTTTCTTTTTGGGGCTAAGAGATTTTACTACGTGGATCCTTACAATGTACAGCATTTCAGGCCAAGAGGGCCTAGGCGTTGGTTTCAAAATCCTAGGCAtgttttctttgttgtcttggtTGGTTCTGGAGTTTTAATCACTGTTTATTTTGGGAACATAGAAACAGTTCCGTACACCAAGCGAACCCATTTGATTCTGTTGTCGAAAGCCATGGAGAGGAAGCTTGGGGAGAGCCAATTTGAACAGATGAAGGCTGGTTTTAAGGGCAAGATATTGCCTCCTATACATCCTGATAGTGTGAGGGTGACAATGATTGCCAAGGATATAATTGATGCATTGCAGAGAGGGTTGAGGAAGGAGCAGGTGTGGAGTGATTTGGGGTATGCATCAGAGCATTCTACGCTGAGTGAAGGATATGGAAGGGAGACATTGAATGCATTGGCTACTGGGAGTGATGAGAAAAGTGAAGGGAATTGGCACAAGGAGGATGAGATTCTTGATGACAAATGGGTTCAGCAGAGCCGGAAAAAGGGTCAGGAGAAAGGTTCAGAGGCTGCTACATCACATTTAGATGGATTAAATTGGGAAATTTTGGTGGTAAATGAGCCTGTTGTTAATGCCTTCTGCTTACCTGGTGGGAAGATAGTAGTGTTCACTGGTTTGCTTGCGCATTTTAAAAGTGATGCAGAGATAGCAACAATTATTGGACATGAG GTTGGGCATGCTATTGCAAGGCACAGTGCAGAGGGGATCACAAAGAACCTATGGTTTGCTATTCTACAGTTGATACTTTATCAATTTGTCACACCTGATATAGTGCACACAATGTCATCCCTTTTCTTGCACCTACCTTTCTCCAGGCG GATGGAAATAGAAGCTGATTACATTGGGCTGTTGTTAATTGCATCAGCTGGCTATGATCCCCGGGTGGCACCTAAAGTGTATGAGAAGTTGGGAAAAATTACTGGTGAGTCTACCCTTAGGGATTATCTCTCTACCCATCCTTCCGGCAAAAAAAGAGCAGAATTGTTGGCCCAAGCTAAGATAATGGAAGAAGCATTTTCTATATATAGAGACGCAAGAGCTGGACATGGGGTTGAAGGTTTTCTTTAG
- the LOC137837722 gene encoding uncharacterized protein — protein sequence MYRFFSSIRHGRGSSLVSLLAPKPAFPLDAAMPPRRLPQNDGHVRGFSSSNFDWRRIQTSQNVNAEENARPDSSQNLENRQSRNWNNVNQNVNADANAHPNFMQNRQNINPRMWNNLGQKVNADANAHPNFMQNRENIDPRMGTYAGQNVKANGGPPVYYVEDIESVNLESKNEIGTGLNSRPMDYVRGILGEDNFIKGAPSNFQYEHDADHVHIKMLRNNTFVTVTDSKGNVKLSGSAGSLKDLKSGQKLSRYAAEATAEVVGRRSRGLGLKSVVMKVNGFTHFRRKRQAILSWKEGFTADSRGGRNPIVFIEDTTRKPHNGCRLPKKRRI from the exons ATGTATCGATTTTTCTCTTCCATTCGCCATGGTCGTGGATCTTCCCTCGTATCTCTCCTTGCACCGAAACCTGCGTTTCCACTCGATGCCGCAATGCCACCTCGCCGTTTGCCTCAAAACGACG GACATGTTAGAGGATTTTCAAGTTCAAATTTTGATTGGAGGAGGATTCAAACTAGCCAGAATGTGAATGCAGAGGAGAATGCTCGTCCAGACTCTAGTCAGAATTTAGAAAATAGACAATCCAGAAACTGGAATAATGTGAACCAGAATGTGAATGCAGATGCCAACGCTCATCCAAATTTTATGCAGAATAGACAGAACATAAATCCCAGAATGTGGAATAATCTGGGCCAGAAAGTGAATGCAGATGCCAACGCTCATCCAAATTTTATGCAGAATAGAGAGAACATAGATCCCAGAATGGGGACTTATGCGGGCCAGAACGTGAAAGCAAATGGAGGCCCTCCTGTGTATTATGTGGAAGATATAGAGAGCGTAAACCTCGAAAGCAAGAATGAAATTGGGACTGGCTTGAATTCTAGGCCTATGGACTATGTAAGAGGAATTCTAGGTgaagataattttattaaagGTGCTCCTTCAAATTTTCAGTATGAGCACGATGCCGATCATGTTCATATAAAGATGTTACGGAATAATACCTTTGTGACTGTAACAGATTCTAAAGGAAATGTAAAACTCAGTGGCTCTGCTGGTTCATTGAAAGACCTGAAATCAGGGCAAAAGCTTTCTAGGTATGCCGCCGAAGCAACTGCGGAAGTTGTGGGCCGGAGGTCTAGGGGTTTGGGATTGAAATCTGTTGTCATGAAAGTGAATGGATTTACTCATTTCAGGAGAAAAAGGCAAGCGATACTAAGCTGGAAGGAGGGCTTTACTGCTGATTCTCGAGGGGGTAGAAATCCAATTGTATTCATTGAAGATACCACAAGAAAACCCCATAATGGCTGCAGACTACCAAAGAAACGACGTATTTAG
- the LOC137837723 gene encoding CDGSH iron-sulfur domain-containing protein NEET: MESVLSQVGASFCNGITPRGVVSTHFKASSFGVGGRPRRVMLVKAEAVSINPDIRKSEEKVVDSVVVTELSKPVNAYCRCWRSGTFPLCDGSHVKHNKATGDNVGPLLLKK, from the exons ATGGAGTCTGTTTTAAGCCAAGTTGGTGCAAGTTTCTGCAATGGCATTACCCCTAGAGGGGTTGTTAGTACCCATTTCAAGGCTTCTTCCTTTGGTGTTGGAGGGAGGCCAAGGCGTGTAATGTTGGTGAAAGCTGAGGCTGTCAGCATAAACCCTGATATCAGGAAGAGTGAAGAGAAGGTGGTGGATTCTGTGGTGGTCACTGAACTCTCTAAGCCCGTCAATGCTTATTGCAG ATGTTGGAGATCAGGGACTTTTCCTCTATGTGATGGAAGCCATGTGAAGCACAACAAAGCCACTGGTGATAACGTTGGGCCTCTTCTtttgaaaaagtaa
- the LOC137837721 gene encoding K(+) efflux antiporter 5, translated as MTTATIGQKERREFGLWCCVVCLAICASVCGAARSDKETRERFYGNIVNLTSPESNNTLAKMFDRVLEKEFSENDQTEEPDKSSFNSSVADQQAVLETVAKITHEKAKRNDTHEGNATRAFQFHDVFSLENEDSDDVTTLIDKKDNVFVMSNKKSKYPVLQVDLRLISDLVVVIVSAAIGGIAFSCLGQPVIVGYLLAGSLIGPGGLKFISEMVQVETVAQFGVVFLLFALGLEFSLAKLKAVGAVAVLGGLLQIVIFMFMCGILSMLFGASLSEGVFVGSFLSMSSTAVVVKFLVERNSNNALHVQITIGTLIFQDCAVGLLFALLPVLGGNSGLLQGIMSMGKLLLVLSLYITATSILSWSFVPRFLKLMMRLSSQTNELYQLAAVAFCLLSAWCSDKLGLSLELGSFMAGVMISTTDFAQHTLDQVEPIRNLFAALFLSSIGMLIHVHFLWNHVDILLASVILVVVVKTAVVAIVTKAFGYSLKTAFIVGISLAQIGEFAFVLLSRASNLHLVEGKMYLLLLGTTALSLVTTPLLFKLIPAVMNLGILMHWFPSESTTQIEGKVSVIEANRML; from the exons ATGACGACGGCGACTATCGGCCAGAAGGAGCGGCGGGAATTTGGGCTCTGGTGCTGCGTTGTGTGCCTCGCGATCTGCGCTAGCGTTTGTGGCGCGGCCAGATCCGACAAGGAAACGCGAGAGAGGTTCTACGGAAACATAGTCAATTTGACGTCGCCCGAATCCAACAACACCTTGGCCAAAATGTTCGATCGCGTTCTCGAGAAGGAGTTTTCCGAGAATGACCAAACAGAAG AACCTGACAAAAGCAGCTTCAATAGCAGTGTAGCTGATCAGCAG GCTGTATTGGAGACTGTAGCTAAAATTACTCATGAGAAAGCAAAGAGAAATGATACACATGAGGGAAA TGCCACAAGAGCATTTCAGTTTCATGATGTGTTCTCACTGGAAAATGAAGATTCCGATGATGTGACAACTTTGATTGATAAAAAG GACAATGTCTTCGTTATGTCAAACAAGAAATCCAAATATCCTGTGCTTCAAGTGGATTTGAG GCTAATATCAGATTTGGTGGTTGTAATAGTTTCTGCAGCCATTGGTGGAATTGCCTTTTCTTGTTTGGGGCAACCG GTTATCGTTGGCTATCTTCTTGCAGGCTCCCTTATCGGACCTGGTGGTTTGAAATTTATTAGTGAAATGGTGCAG GTTGAGACTGTTGCACAATTTGGTGTTGTGTTTCTTCTCTTTGCTTTGGGACTGGAGTTTTCCCTGGCAAAG TTAAAAGCTGTGGGGGCTGTTGCTGTTCTTGGAGGGCTACTTCAAATTGTCATTTTTATGTTCATGTGTGGCATTCTTTCAATG TTATTTGGAGCCTCATTGTCTGAGGGTGTTTTTGTGGGTTCCTTTCTGTCAATGTCATCAACAGCAGTA GTGGTAAAGTTTTTGGTGGAGCGAAATAGTAATAATGCTCTTCATGTTCAAATTACAATTGGGACTCTTATTTTTCAG GATTGTGCAGTGGGTTTACTATTTGCTTTGCTCCCAGTTTTGGGTGGTAACAGTGGCCTTTTACAAGGAATAATGTCAATGGGGAAACT GCTGCTAGTGTTGTCGTTGTATATCACGGCTACGTCTATATTGTCATGGTCATTTGTTCCTCGATTTCTTAAACTGATGATGCGGCTGTCGTCTCAG ACTAATGAACTTTATCAGCTAGCTGCGGTTGCTTTCTGCTTGTTATCTGCATGG TGCAGTGATAAGCTTGGCCTTAGTCTTGAGCTGGGTTCATTTATGGCTGGTGTTATGATTTCCACAACAGACTTCGCTCAACATACTTTGGACCAG GTGGAACCAATTCGTAACCTATTTGCAGCTCTCTTTCTCTCAAGTATTGGAATGCTTATACATGTGCATTTCCTTTGGAACCATGTGGATATCCTGCTTGCATCTGTTATTCTGGTTGTAGTCGTCAAAACTGCTGTGGTTGCTATAGTTACCAAGGCCTTTGGTTATAGCCTTAAGACGGCATTTATT GTTGGTATCTCACTTGCCCAAATTGGGGAATTTGCTTTTGTTCTCCTTAGCCGTGCTTCAAATCTTCACCTTGTTGAG GGGAAAATGTATCTTCTTCTTCTAGGGACAACGGCTCTCAGTCTG GTTACAACTCCACTTTTGTTTAAATTGATACCTGCTGTCATGAATCTGGGTATTCTCATGCACTGGTTCCCCTCTGAAAGTACCACACAAATTGAG GGGAAAGTATCTGTGATTGAAGCAAACAGAATGTTGTGA